Within Deltaproteobacteria bacterium, the genomic segment TAGTCAAGAACCAGTTTTTCCTTCTTGCCCTTATCACCCGCCGCCCGTTTGTAGAATCCCTGCTTCGTCTTATTGCCCAACCATTTCCGTTCCATCATTATATTCATGACATCCGAGGGGATGAACATATCCCTCATCTCGTCATCAGGCACCGCTTCATAGAGATTTTTCATGACATGGTGTCCGGTGTCCAGACCCACCAGGTCCAGGGTTCCAAAGATTGCCGAACCCGGCCTGCCCAATGCCTTCCCGATAATGGCGTCCGTTTCATCGATCTTCATCTTCCTATCAACCATTAAGCGGATTGCATTCGATATGTCGAAGACACCGATGCGGTTTCCAACGAAATTAGGAACGTCCTTACAGATCACGACACCTTTACCCAGCACCTGCTCGCAGAACTCCACCATATAATCCACAACGTCTTTCTTCGTCTCTTCACCGGGAATAATCTCCAGTAGTTTCATATAGCGGGGCGGATTAAAAAAGTGTGTTCCCAGGAAATTCTTCTTCAATTTCGGGCTGAAATCGGCAGAAATATCTTTGATAGGGATACCTGACGTATTCGTTGATACAATACATTCCGGTTTTATTACCTTTTCAACTTTGGCAAAGAGTTCCTGTTTTATTTTGAGATTCTCAATGACAGCTTCAATAACCCAGTCCACATCAGAGAGCCATTTCAGATTATCTTCAAAATTTCCAATTCTCATCATTGAGGCGTTTCTCTTTGTATAGAAAGCGGCCGGTTTGGATTTCAATAAAGCATTCAATCCGTTCGCAGCAAATCTGTTACGCCATTCGGGACTTTTCTCGCTTAAACCCTTCTCTTTGTCGGCATCTGTTAGTTCGAAGGGCACGATATCAAGCAGTACGCATTCGATTCCCGCGTTGGTCAAATGGGCTGCTATGGACGCCCCCATAACTCCCGCGCCTAAGACCGCGGCTTTTTTAATGTTATAAGCCATAATTGTCCTCCTTTATCGTGCTATACTTAGTAGGTAAAAGATTCATCTGCAATTTCAATAGGGATGTTCTCGCCGAATTTGATCGCTTCACATTTTGCCTTTACGGCGGAAAGAACGTCTACTGCAAAGAACTTCGCGGCTGCAATCTTTCCACAGTAAAAGGCAACATCGCGATCCTCACGGACCAATGCACGTTTCTTTCCCTTTGAATCCTCCACGCCTTTTTCCCTGTATATGGCATTTAATTTTTCATTTGCAAGGCCTGCAGCCTGCACCAGGAAATGCCCTATCACAACATCACCAAAAATTTCAAGGTAAGGGGTCGCATTCAA encodes:
- a CDS encoding 3-hydroxyacyl-CoA dehydrogenase family protein — protein: MAYNIKKAAVLGAGVMGASIAAHLTNAGIECVLLDIVPFELTDADKEKGLSEKSPEWRNRFAANGLNALLKSKPAAFYTKRNASMMRIGNFEDNLKWLSDVDWVIEAVIENLKIKQELFAKVEKVIKPECIVSTNTSGIPIKDISADFSPKLKKNFLGTHFFNPPRYMKLLEIIPGEETKKDVVDYMVEFCEQVLGKGVVICKDVPNFVGNRIGVFDISNAIRLMVDRKMKIDETDAIIGKALGRPGSAIFGTLDLVGLDTGHHVMKNLYEAVPDDEMRDMFIPSDVMNIMMERKWLGNKTKQGFYKRAAGDKGKKEKLVLDYTTMEYVPATKPKFESISLAKKVEDNVPKMIKTVFDGTDVAADLAREYFCNNFIYAANRIPEICD